The sequence TACAGGAATGCTTTTTCTTCCGATTTTATTCCATGGAGCTACGATAGGAATTACATTTCTGTAAGGATAATCTTCAGCCTGGTAAATATCGTGGATTCCATATACTTCTTCCGGAACTTCCGTATTGATTTCAATAATCACTTTTTTCGCTAAAGCAGCAAAGGTCACTGAATTTCCTACTGAAGTGGTAGGGACAATACTTCCGTCTCTTTCGATATAAGCTGCTTCTATAACAGCTACATCAATGCTTTGAAGATTTTTGGTGTGTAGAAGTTCGGCACTCTCACTTAAATGCTGATCGATGAAAAGAATTTCACCTTTATTGATTTTATTTCTTAAAGTAGGGTCTACCTGGAAGGGCATTCTTTTTTTTAAGACATTGGCTTCTGCCAGTTTTCCGTCTGTGCCGTGTCCCAATGAAGCTCCGGTCATTAAAGTGACTTTAAGATCTTCTGTTTTTCCTCTTTCCGCCAGTGCTGGCAAAATGGCTTTGCTGTCACCTGCTTTTGTAAAGCCGCTGGACCCTATGGTCATACCGTCTTTAATCATTTTTACAGCATTTTCAGCCGTAGTTACCTTTTCGTGTAGACTTTCTAATCTGATTCTTTCTAACATGTAATATTGATTTTTATTAAACCACCATTACTTAGGATGCGATATGAAAAATAATGATGGTCATATGTGAACCATACCTTACAAATTTACGAAAAAAGCTGCTTTAAATAAAGGATTTAAAGCAGCTTTTATATGTATTCAGTAATAGTTTTTCTTAATATGAGAAAAGAGCTTCTACTGTTTTATTCCAACCATGAAGTTTTGTAAGACGGATCTTCCACTTTTAAAGCTTCTTCCGTAATTTTTAATGGGCGGAAAGGGTCTACCATTACCGCGTATTCCTCCGTAAATTTTTTCCCGATACTTCTTTCCATAGCTCCCGGGTGAGGACCATGAACGATTCCTCCCGGATGAAGGGTGAAGTCCATTAAATCAATATGATTACGGCTCATAAAATCACCTTCCGTATAGAATAATACCTCATCGGAATCAATATTGGAGTGGTTATAAGGTGCAGGAATAGCCATTGGATGGTAATCATACATTCTTGCACAGAAAGAGCATACTACAAAATTATGCGCTTCAAAATTCTGATGAACCGGTGGGGGTTGATGAATTCTTCCTGTAATAGGTTCAAAATTTTTGATATTAAACTTATAAGGATAGAAATATCCGTCCCAGCCTACCACATCAAATGGATGAGTAGCATAAATAAAGTCTGTGATCTGGTTTTCCTTTTTTACTTTAATTAAAAATTCTCCTTTTTCATCTTTAGGTTCATTAAAAGAAGGAGCAATAATGTCTCTTTCACAAAACGGAGAATGTTCTAAAAGCTGCCCGAATTCATTTCTGTATCTTTTGGGAGTGTAAATAGGAGAGTGGCTTTCCAGTACGAAGAATACGGTATTTTCAGACTGTAATTCTACCTGATAAATGGTTCCTCTTGGAATAATAAGATAGTCACCAACACCAAATTCAAGATCTCCCACAAATGTTTTCAAAATTCCGGTTCCTTCATGGACGAATAAAAGCTCGTCGCATTCTGCATTTTTGTAGAAATAATCCATCGATTTTCTTGGCTTTGCCAATCCCATTTTCAGATCGTTATTCATCAAAAGGATCTTACGGCTGTCCATGAAATCGTCTTCAGGAGTGACATTCATTCCTTTGAACATTCTTGGTGTAATGTTTTTCTCCACCGCAATTTTTGGAGTTACATCTTTCGGTTCCCCGATTGATTTGATCTGTGTAGGGCGGTGAATATGGTACAATAGAGAAGAGATCCCATGAAAACCTTCGGTTCCGAAAAGCTGTTCATAGTAAAATTTATCTTCCGGAGATTTAAAGACGGTATGTCTTTTTTGTGGGATGTTTCCCGATAGATGATATCTCATTTTACTTTCATATGTAGTTTCTCAAATTTAATCATTTTTCATGAATTGGCTCAATCAAATATTTATTGACAAGTTTTGTAATTCAAAAATAATTGTTAGATTTGTCTAACAATTTTAATTTCATGAAGCGAATATTATTTTCTATTACTTTTTTATCCTCTTATTGTTTTGCCCAGGAGACAGACAGTTTAAATTTAAATCAATATAAAAACACAGATTCTGCAAGGGTTTTCAAAAAAGAGATCAAAACAAGTACTATTGAGGATGTAGTGGTAACCGGAACTATAAAACCAATGAGCAGATCCAAAAGCCCGGTGGCAGTTGAGATCTACAGCCAGAAATTTTTTCAGAAAAATCCTACTCCAAGTATTTTTGAAGCCATCAGTATGGTAAATGGAGTAAAACCACAGTTGAACTGTTCTGTATGTAATACCGGAGATATTCATATCAATGGGTTGGAAGGACCTTATACCATGATCCTGATTGATGGAATGCCCATCGTAAGTTCACTTTCTACGGTATATGGATTGAGTGGAATTCCCAACAGTTTGGTAGACAGAATAGAAGTGGTAAAAGGCCCGGCATCTTCTATTTATGGCTCTGAAGCAATGGGGGGAGTGATTAATATTATTACTAAAAATGCTTTAACGGCTCCAAAGCTAAGTGTAGATATGATGACCAGTACATGGGCTGAAAATAACCTTGACCTTTCTACGAAGTTTAATCTTGGAAAGAATGTAGCTTCATTATTAAGTTTAAATTATTTCAGTTTCAAGGAAAGGATAGATCAGAATAAAGACAATTTTACAGATTCTACTTTACAGGACAGAATTTCTATTTTTAACAAATGGAATTTTAAAAGAAAAGATAACCGACAGGCGAGTTTTGCGATGAGATACCTCTATGAAGATCGTTTTGGAGGTGAAATGCAGTGGAATAAATCTTTCCGTGGTAGTGATGAAGTGTATGGAGAAAGTATTTATACCAACAGAGCGGAAATTTTCGGGTTGTATGAATGGCCGATGAAGGAGCATATCGTGACTCAGTTTTCCTATAATTATCATGACCAGAATTCTTTTTACGGATCCAATCCGTTCAATGCTCTTCAGAAAGTAGCTTTTGTACAAACGTATTGGGATAGAAGTTTCGGAAAACATGATATTACAGCCGGGGTAACTTTTAAAAGAACTTTTTATGATGATAATACTCCGGGAACTCTGGCATCAGATGGCATAACCAATGCTCCGATGAAGTCCCCGATCTGGGGGGCATTTGTGCAGGACCAATGGGAGATTAATGATAAAAATACTTTGTTATTAGGATACCGCTATGATTATGATAAGGTGCATCACTCCATACATTCTCCAAGGTTCGCATGGAAATTCTCACCGAATCCGTATCATACATTGAGATTCAACTTCGGAACAGGGTTCAGAGTTGTGAATCTTTTTACAGAGGATCATGCTGCGCTGACCGGTTCCAGAGAAGTGGTAGTGAAATCAGATCTGCAGCCTGAAAGATCTGTGAACGGAAATTTGAACTATATCTGGAAAATTCCTGTGGGAACCCGAATGGTGAATCTTGATGCTTCGGCTTTCTACACCTATTTCAGTAATAAAATTGTTGGTGATTTCGACTCTGATCCGAATAAGATTATTTATGATAATCTTCATGGATATGGAATTTCCAGAGGAGCTTCATTGAATGTGGATTTCAGTTTTTCATTTCCTTTAAGTGTTAATGTAGGAGTAACCTATCTTGATGTCTATCAGAAATATGATGATGAAAATCAAAAAACACAGCAACTGCATGCTCCAAAATGGAGTGGAACCTATAACCTGACCTATAAATTTCCTAGTAATCTGACAGTAGATTTCACAGGACAGTTTTATGGGCCTATGAGACTTCCGGTTTTGCCTAATGACTTCCGTCCTGAATATTCACCATTTTATTCGTTGGCTAACATTCAGGTTTCAAAGAGCTTTAAATCCGGATTTGAAGTTTATTGTGGAATTAAAAACTTATTCAACTTTACTCCTAAAGACCCTCTGATGAGGCCTTTTGACCCGTTTGATAAATATGTTGATGATCCGGTCAGCAATCCTAATCATTATACTTTCGATACCGCTTATGGATATGCTCCAATGCAACGTATCAGAGGGTTCCTGGGAGTGAAATATACCCTAAAATGAGACCTTTTATTTTATTTTTAATGTTTGTGCCCTGTCTTTATTTGTCTCAGATGAAGACAGGGACTTTTTCTGAACTTGAACGTTTACAAAAAGATTCTCCAAAGCCTGTTATAATTCATCTATATACGGATTGGTGTTCAGTCTGTAAAATCGAATATTTTCGTTTCAATAAGGATAAAGAGTTAGTTGAAATGATGAATGATAATTTTTATCTGATTCATTTTGAGGCTGAAAAAACAAAAGAAAAGATCAATTTTCAAGGACAGGAATTTGAATATTTATCCAATGGTAATTCCGGAATTCATGAACTGGCGTTGGCATTGTCAAAAAACAAGGAACAGCCAGTTTATCCGCTGTGGATTTTCCTGGATAAGAATCAGAATTTGGTGTATTATCAGGAAGGATTATTGACTCCTGAAAAAATGAAACAGAAATTGAAGGAGATTTCGGCTTTGTAGTATGTTGAAAATTGTTAAGATATAAATTTCTGAAGCGTTGTACTTAAGGCGCCAGGGTTTTATCTGCAATAAAATTTGCATGCTGCTTATTTAAATGCCACGAATGCACGAATAAAATGACACTTGCACACCTTCATGAATAAGATCCATGTGTCTATGTGGTTAATAATTTTTACCCCATAGGCACATAGTTTTTTGAAATATATTAGAATTATTTATTCGTGCATTCGTGGCAAAATATATTGCCTGAAATCTTAGATTTTCTTTCACTTTTGCGATTTCCAACAAGAATTACAGCTCTCACAGATTAGGCAAATCTTTTTCATCTGTGAAAGTCTGTGTGATCCGTGGGAAAAATAATCTTTAATCAATATTTTCACTCGCATCTATCAGAACAGCCAGTTGTATACAAGGTTCATCAGAACGGTTACTCCATGCATGGTTTGTTCCTCTTTGTATGACAATATCTCCTGGTTTGATTAGGGTTTCTCCTTCTTCCATCATTAAATAAAGTTCACCGGAAAGGATGATAATATAATCTAATGTTGGTGTCTGGTGCATCATAGGATGAGGTTCTCCTTTTTTGAATTCGACGCCGAGATCTTTATCAGGAGGGATTACTACATATCGGAAATAGGTTCCGTTTTTGGGTGTTTGTGGAAATCCGGTATTGGGAATTCTTGTTTCATGATCCAGGTTTGCAGGAGTTGTTTGAGTATTCCAGATATCTGAAATAATGAGTCCAGGGAAATGTTCTATGGCATTTTCTACCTGTTGATCTTCTGTAATGATGGATTTTCCGTCTTTACTTCCTGTTACGATGCGTCTTGGTATTTTGTTCATCGGTTACGAGTTTTTCATGATAAGTTTATGACCTTGAGTCTGGTTATTTTTAAGAATGGAGTGTGCCTTTAGAACAGTTTCCAAAGAAAGGGTACCTATTATTTTATATTGTGATGGAATGATGGAACCATTTTCAATAAGTTTTGTAATTTCCTCTAAGCTGCTTTTATAATAATCATACTGTTTAACCATGCCGTACGTATAGTTAGAGATATTCATAATCAAAGTTCCTTTGTTGAAAAGAAGTTCATGAGCTTCCTTGGTGACAAGAGCAGTGACATCTACATAAGTACCGTTGATTTTTAATACTTCAGCTGTGACTTCAGCCATATAATTTCCTACCAGATCAATTCCGATATCAAAAGGTTGATGGTGATTAGCCTTTAAAATGTTGTCTATGAGATTTTCTTCTTTATAATTAACGATTTGATGGCCTTTTACACCCAGGTTCAAAAGCATTTGTCTATTTTCTTCGCTCCCAACCGTTGCAATAAAGTTCTCAATATGATGAGCTAATAAAATCTTGAGTAAAAAAGAACCTACTCCTCCGGCAGCACCTGTGATAAGAATCGTTTGTTGCGGCTGTAATTTCAGTCTTTTAAAAATTTGGAAGGAAGTCAATCCTGCTGATGGAATAGAAGCTGCCTGTTCGAAGGAAATATTTTTAGGTTTGAGCGAAACAATGGCCTCCGGAACAGAAATGTATTCTGCATAAGTCCCATTGCTTCCCATAGAGCCACTGCCACAGAATACTTCATCTCCAATGTTGAATTGAGTAACATCAGCTCCTTTTTCTACAATAATTCCAGATAATTCCCTTCCTAATATAGGTGAACTGATTAACTTTCTTTCCAATTCATTTTCCAGCATCTGATAATCGATAGGATTGAAGCCACTTGCCTTGATCTGAATTAATACTTCATTGTTTTGGGGTTGAGGTTTTTCTGTAAAGCCCTCTTCAAGTTTAAAATCTTTATTTAAAATAACTGCTTTCATATTGTTAATTTGATCTACAAATGTAAAA is a genomic window of Chryseobacterium nakagawai containing:
- a CDS encoding homogentisate 1,2-dioxygenase; its protein translation is MRYHLSGNIPQKRHTVFKSPEDKFYYEQLFGTEGFHGISSLLYHIHRPTQIKSIGEPKDVTPKIAVEKNITPRMFKGMNVTPEDDFMDSRKILLMNNDLKMGLAKPRKSMDYFYKNAECDELLFVHEGTGILKTFVGDLEFGVGDYLIIPRGTIYQVELQSENTVFFVLESHSPIYTPKRYRNEFGQLLEHSPFCERDIIAPSFNEPKDEKGEFLIKVKKENQITDFIYATHPFDVVGWDGYFYPYKFNIKNFEPITGRIHQPPPVHQNFEAHNFVVCSFCARMYDYHPMAIPAPYNHSNIDSDEVLFYTEGDFMSRNHIDLMDFTLHPGGIVHGPHPGAMERSIGKKFTEEYAVMVDPFRPLKITEEALKVEDPSYKTSWLE
- a CDS encoding TonB-dependent receptor plug domain-containing protein: MKRILFSITFLSSYCFAQETDSLNLNQYKNTDSARVFKKEIKTSTIEDVVVTGTIKPMSRSKSPVAVEIYSQKFFQKNPTPSIFEAISMVNGVKPQLNCSVCNTGDIHINGLEGPYTMILIDGMPIVSSLSTVYGLSGIPNSLVDRIEVVKGPASSIYGSEAMGGVINIITKNALTAPKLSVDMMTSTWAENNLDLSTKFNLGKNVASLLSLNYFSFKERIDQNKDNFTDSTLQDRISIFNKWNFKRKDNRQASFAMRYLYEDRFGGEMQWNKSFRGSDEVYGESIYTNRAEIFGLYEWPMKEHIVTQFSYNYHDQNSFYGSNPFNALQKVAFVQTYWDRSFGKHDITAGVTFKRTFYDDNTPGTLASDGITNAPMKSPIWGAFVQDQWEINDKNTLLLGYRYDYDKVHHSIHSPRFAWKFSPNPYHTLRFNFGTGFRVVNLFTEDHAALTGSREVVVKSDLQPERSVNGNLNYIWKIPVGTRMVNLDASAFYTYFSNKIVGDFDSDPNKIIYDNLHGYGISRGASLNVDFSFSFPLSVNVGVTYLDVYQKYDDENQKTQQLHAPKWSGTYNLTYKFPSNLTVDFTGQFYGPMRLPVLPNDFRPEYSPFYSLANIQVSKSFKSGFEVYCGIKNLFNFTPKDPLMRPFDPFDKYVDDPVSNPNHYTFDTAYGYAPMQRIRGFLGVKYTLK
- a CDS encoding thioredoxin family protein, which encodes MKTGTFSELERLQKDSPKPVIIHLYTDWCSVCKIEYFRFNKDKELVEMMNDNFYLIHFEAEKTKEKINFQGQEFEYLSNGNSGIHELALALSKNKEQPVYPLWIFLDKNQNLVYYQEGLLTPEKMKQKLKEISAL
- a CDS encoding cupin domain-containing protein translates to MNKIPRRIVTGSKDGKSIITEDQQVENAIEHFPGLIISDIWNTQTTPANLDHETRIPNTGFPQTPKNGTYFRYVVIPPDKDLGVEFKKGEPHPMMHQTPTLDYIIILSGELYLMMEEGETLIKPGDIVIQRGTNHAWSNRSDEPCIQLAVLIDASENID
- a CDS encoding NADP-dependent oxidoreductase, producing the protein MKAVILNKDFKLEEGFTEKPQPQNNEVLIQIKASGFNPIDYQMLENELERKLISSPILGRELSGIIVEKGADVTQFNIGDEVFCGSGSMGSNGTYAEYISVPEAIVSLKPKNISFEQAASIPSAGLTSFQIFKRLKLQPQQTILITGAAGGVGSFLLKILLAHHIENFIATVGSEENRQMLLNLGVKGHQIVNYKEENLIDNILKANHHQPFDIGIDLVGNYMAEVTAEVLKINGTYVDVTALVTKEAHELLFNKGTLIMNISNYTYGMVKQYDYYKSSLEEITKLIENGSIIPSQYKIIGTLSLETVLKAHSILKNNQTQGHKLIMKNS